One genomic region from Kamptonema formosum PCC 6407 encodes:
- a CDS encoding non-ribosomal peptide synthetase: MSEIFDERQKLKISEAAEVFVFPASFAQQRLWFLDQLAPNNHFYNVTTALRLTGVLNQDCLERALDQIVGRHEVLRTTFAEVDGQPVQVISPNLKFVFNISDLQKIPAEKRETEAMKLAELEAEKPFDLLTGPLLRGLLICLSETEHILLINIHHIVADDWSLGVLIRELGIIYTTLVDERSSELPELPLQYADFSEWQRECLQGEVLETQLVYWRQQLTGIQALNLPIARPKLAAQSYRGATEFFELPPHLSNELKALSQRERATLFMTLLAAFQVLLYRYSQQSDIAIGTPIANRNRSEIEGLIGFFVNTLVLRTDLSGNPTFRELLSRVREVTMSAYARQDVPFEQLVEELQPERSLHQNPLFQVVFSLQNAPSQQLQLPGLKLSYVNLEVKTARFDLEFHLWDAADNFRSFYGKDWQYADSFRGAAIYNTDLFDRAAISRMLEHFKILLSSIIANPERRIANLPLLSEAERQRLLIECNNTRRDYPRNKCVHELFEAIVEQNSSAIALTFADQQFTYREVNDRSNQLAHYLQKLGVGAGVLVGICAARSPDTIIGMLGILKAGGAYLPLDPSYPGDRLNFMLADAGVNVLLVQSKLADIFAGFEGAIACLDDREIFAKESTANLANTATSDNLAYLIYTSGSTGKPKGVAIPHKAVNRLVINTNYVKLLAADKVAQVSNTSFDAATFEIWGALLNGAHVVIINTETMLSPRELASEIRQQGITILFLTTALFQKMAASVPQAFNSLRYLLFGGEVADPKCVREVLQKGPPEHLIHVYGPTENTTFSTFYKLQGVPKQAASVPIGLPIANTQIYILDSYLQPVPIGIPGELHVGGDGLAECYLNRPDLTAEKFIANPFTANSELGELRNAKLYKTGDLARYLPDGNIEFLGRIDSQVKIRGYRIELGEIEAMLNQYPGVKAAAVIVRENISGDKYLAAYIVIDSINYQLQVNQLQADNLREFLKQKLPGYMVPKTLGVLESLPLNPNGKVDRAVLLKIDAEIGDSQENYRAPRTEVEEVVAQIWAKVLGKQQVSVCDNFFELGGHSLLATQLISRIRDAFQIELSVRNLFESPTTASLAKYIETVCWAAKNQQVSQQAVDAREDVQF; encoded by the coding sequence ATGAGTGAAATTTTTGACGAACGACAAAAACTCAAGATTTCTGAAGCAGCAGAAGTGTTCGTGTTTCCGGCATCTTTTGCTCAACAGCGGCTGTGGTTTCTCGATCAATTAGCGCCGAACAATCATTTCTACAACGTCACAACCGCACTGCGTTTAACAGGTGTACTCAACCAGGATTGTCTGGAACGGGCGCTCGATCAAATTGTGGGCAGGCATGAAGTTTTGCGGACAACTTTTGCGGAGGTAGACGGGCAGCCTGTACAAGTAATTTCTCCGAATTTAAAGTTTGTTTTCAATATATCCGACTTGCAGAAGATACCCGCAGAAAAACGGGAAACAGAAGCCATGAAATTAGCGGAACTGGAGGCGGAGAAACCTTTTGATTTATTAACAGGGCCGCTGCTACGGGGCCTGCTGATTTGTTTGTCGGAAACCGAGCATATTTTATTAATAAATATACATCATATTGTTGCGGATGATTGGTCGCTTGGAGTGTTGATTCGGGAACTGGGAATTATCTATACCACTTTGGTAGACGAGCGCTCTTCTGAACTGCCAGAATTGCCGCTGCAATATGCCGATTTTTCGGAATGGCAGCGCGAATGTTTGCAGGGGGAAGTATTAGAAACTCAGTTAGTTTATTGGCGGCAGCAATTGACAGGTATTCAGGCGTTAAATTTACCGATCGCTCGACCTAAATTAGCTGCACAAAGCTACCGGGGAGCTACTGAATTTTTCGAGCTGCCGCCGCATTTGAGCAACGAGTTAAAAGCGCTTTCGCAGCGAGAAAGGGCGACTTTATTTATGACTTTACTAGCAGCATTTCAAGTATTACTGTACCGCTATTCGCAGCAGTCAGATATTGCGATTGGCACACCGATCGCTAACCGCAACCGCAGCGAAATTGAAGGCTTAATCGGTTTTTTTGTCAATACTTTAGTGCTGCGAACTGACTTATCGGGAAACCCAACTTTTCGAGAACTTTTAAGCCGCGTTCGGGAAGTAACAATGTCTGCTTATGCCCGCCAAGATGTGCCTTTTGAGCAACTGGTGGAAGAATTACAGCCGGAGCGTTCTTTGCATCAAAACCCGCTGTTTCAGGTGGTATTCAGCCTGCAAAATGCGCCTTCACAGCAGCTACAGTTGCCCGGATTAAAGTTGAGTTATGTCAATTTGGAAGTAAAAACAGCGCGTTTCGATTTGGAATTTCACTTGTGGGATGCTGCGGACAATTTCAGGAGTTTCTATGGGAAAGATTGGCAGTATGCGGACAGTTTTAGAGGCGCAGCAATCTACAACACGGATTTATTCGATCGAGCTGCCATTAGCAGAATGTTAGAACATTTTAAGATACTTTTGTCAAGCATTATTGCTAACCCAGAACGGCGAATTGCTAACTTGCCTCTGTTGAGCGAAGCTGAACGGCAACGGCTGTTAATTGAATGCAATAATACTCGGAGAGATTATCCGAGAAATAAGTGCGTACACGAGTTATTTGAGGCGATAGTCGAGCAAAATTCTAGCGCGATCGCCCTGACTTTTGCAGACCAACAATTCACTTATCGAGAAGTCAACGATCGCAGCAATCAACTAGCACATTATTTGCAAAAATTGGGGGTGGGCGCGGGTGTTTTAGTGGGGATTTGTGCTGCGCGATCGCCAGATACAATTATCGGAATGTTGGGCATTTTGAAAGCGGGGGGAGCTTACTTGCCTTTAGATCCGAGTTATCCTGGCGATCGCCTCAATTTTATGTTAGCAGATGCCGGAGTTAATGTATTGCTAGTACAGTCAAAGTTGGCGGATATTTTTGCGGGATTTGAGGGCGCGATCGCCTGTCTGGACGATCGGGAAATTTTCGCTAAAGAAAGCACGGCAAATCTGGCTAACACCGCAACCTCAGACAATCTAGCTTACCTTATTTACACATCCGGTTCAACTGGAAAACCCAAAGGTGTTGCTATTCCCCACAAAGCGGTAAATCGGCTAGTAATTAATACAAATTACGTAAAACTATTAGCTGCCGATAAAGTTGCTCAAGTCTCAAACACATCATTTGACGCAGCTACATTTGAGATTTGGGGAGCTTTATTGAACGGAGCTCACGTGGTAATAATTAATACAGAGACAATGCTTTCACCCCGGGAGTTAGCTTCCGAAATTCGCCAACAAGGTATTACTATTTTATTCTTAACTACTGCCTTGTTCCAAAAAATGGCTGCAAGTGTTCCGCAAGCATTTAATTCGCTCAGGTATTTGCTATTTGGAGGAGAAGTTGCCGATCCGAAATGCGTGCGAGAAGTTCTCCAAAAAGGGCCGCCAGAACATTTAATTCACGTTTACGGCCCGACAGAGAACACCACATTTTCTACTTTTTACAAGTTGCAAGGTGTACCAAAACAAGCAGCGTCAGTCCCCATCGGCTTGCCGATTGCAAACACGCAAATTTATATATTAGATAGCTATTTACAACCAGTGCCGATCGGCATTCCGGGCGAACTGCACGTCGGCGGCGATGGACTCGCTGAGTGCTATCTTAACCGTCCCGATTTAACAGCAGAAAAATTTATTGCTAATCCTTTTACTGCTAATTCTGAGTTAGGAGAATTAAGGAATGCAAAACTTTATAAAACTGGCGATTTAGCCCGCTACCTTCCCGACGGAAATATCGAATTTTTAGGTCGCATTGACAGCCAGGTAAAGATTCGCGGGTACAGAATCGAATTGGGAGAAATTGAAGCAATGCTCAATCAGTACCCAGGAGTGAAAGCAGCGGCGGTAATTGTTAGAGAAAATATTTCTGGAGACAAATATCTGGCTGCTTATATTGTTATCGATAGCATTAATTACCAACTCCAAGTTAACCAACTGCAAGCGGATAATTTGCGGGAATTTTTGAAACAGAAACTTCCTGGGTATATGGTTCCCAAAACTTTGGGAGTTTTGGAATCGTTGCCCCTGAATCCTAACGGTAAAGTCGATCGCGCGGTGTTACTTAAGATAGATGCAGAAATAGGCGATAGCCAAGAGAATTATCGAGCGCCTCGGACTGAAGTTGAAGAAGTAGTTGCCCAAATTTGGGCTAAAGTTTTGGGAAAACAGCAAGTGAGCGTTTGCGATAATTTCTTTGAATTAGGCGGGCATTCGCTGCTGGCAACTCAGTTAATTTCCCGCATCCGAGACGCTTTTCAAATAGAATTGTCGGTCAGAAATTTGTTTGAGTCCCCAACAACGGCAAGTCTAGCAAAATACATTGAGACTGTTTGTTGGGCGGCGAAAAATCAACAGGTTTCACAGCAGGCAGTAGATGCTAGAGAAGATGTGCAATTTTGA
- a CDS encoding bifunctional cobalt-precorrin-7 (C(5))-methyltransferase/cobalt-precorrin-6B (C(15))-methyltransferase, translating to MTSQVSTQSLIPSPQQKWLSVVGIGEDGLSGLSAIAQSLIDRAKIIVGGARHLAMLPKDDREKLVWASPIEATIDEIIRRQGQPVCILASGDPMCHGIGVTLTRRIPISQITIIPAASAFSLACARLGWPLAEIETFSLTNRPIAAIASAFYPGARLLVLSADKHTPAKVAAMLTERGFGDSQIAILERMGGELERVIEGIAATWEATDLADLNTIAMAVIATPGTFPLPRISGLPDIAFHHDGQLTKREVRAITLSTLAPIPGELLWDVGAGCGSIAIEWMRSHRHCRAIAIERHQTRLQYIADNAAALGVPSLKIVAGEAPEALKDLPQPDAVFIGGGATTDTLFETCWNALRSHGRLVVNAVTIESELKVLQWHSEYGGELIRISIDRTVAIGSFLGWKPSAPITQWIAVKPAS from the coding sequence ATGACAAGCCAAGTCTCCACTCAATCTCTAATTCCCAGTCCTCAGCAAAAATGGCTTTCAGTAGTGGGTATTGGTGAAGATGGACTATCTGGATTAAGCGCGATCGCGCAATCCCTAATCGATCGCGCTAAAATTATTGTCGGCGGCGCGCGTCACTTAGCAATGCTGCCAAAAGACGATCGCGAAAAGTTAGTTTGGGCATCTCCTATTGAGGCGACAATTGATGAAATTATCCGCCGCCAAGGACAACCTGTCTGCATTTTAGCCAGCGGCGATCCGATGTGTCACGGCATTGGCGTAACCCTCACCCGCCGCATTCCCATCTCGCAAATAACTATTATTCCGGCTGCATCGGCTTTCAGTCTGGCTTGTGCCCGTTTGGGATGGCCCCTTGCGGAAATTGAAACTTTTAGCTTAACAAACCGCCCGATCGCTGCGATCGCATCTGCTTTCTATCCCGGCGCACGCTTGCTAGTTCTGAGTGCAGACAAACATACCCCCGCTAAGGTTGCCGCAATGCTAACAGAGCGCGGCTTTGGTGACAGCCAGATCGCTATATTAGAGCGGATGGGGGGGGAGTTAGAACGAGTAATTGAGGGCATTGCAGCGACGTGGGAGGCAACGGATTTAGCTGATTTGAATACGATCGCAATGGCAGTTATCGCCACTCCCGGAACATTCCCCCTACCCCGAATTTCCGGCTTACCGGATATCGCCTTTCACCACGACGGACAACTTACGAAACGGGAAGTTCGAGCCATCACTCTCTCAACTTTAGCTCCAATTCCGGGAGAATTGCTCTGGGATGTGGGTGCTGGCTGCGGTTCGATCGCGATTGAGTGGATGCGGAGTCATCGCCACTGCCGCGCGATCGCGATCGAACGTCATCAAACCAGACTACAATACATTGCCGATAATGCCGCCGCCCTTGGCGTTCCCAGTCTCAAAATTGTTGCGGGAGAAGCGCCAGAGGCTTTAAAAGACTTGCCTCAACCTGATGCGGTTTTCATTGGCGGCGGTGCTACTACTGATACTCTATTTGAAACCTGCTGGAATGCACTGCGATCGCACGGCCGCCTAGTAGTAAATGCTGTGACCATTGAGAGCGAGCTCAAAGTGCTACAATGGCATAGCGAGTATGGAGGTGAGCTGATTCGGATTAGTATCGATCGCACAGTCGCGATCGGCTCTTTTTTAGGTTGGAAACCTTCTGCACCGATTACCCAATGGATCGCAGTTAAGCCTGCTTCATAG
- the cobG gene encoding precorrin-3B synthase yields the protein MLSLPDLPTCPGLFYGSVARDGILSRMRIPGGILNTVQCCAIADLTEELGGGYVQVTNRANLQIREMRSIIGTEVFTKLQELGIAPSYLEIDPLRNIMASPTAGIDSQQLLDTRLLVKEFDDYLQTHPELSALSPKFSICFDGGESVSVRDRLNDIILVAERRSPLKEIVFRLFLNETKYPDTGIIIPQSQCISVLAACAQVYLNYTKDRGLIKDRKPRLRHLLEDWGQDFYLEQIEKYLSFPLQRISPEKGMTPVLTNGNQSDFEYKINPVKTKTNQGHFGEDINQFPTKATTKDLQNSVFSSYNYLGIHLQNQPGLSYIGIALSLGKLESKQLRSLANLAQTYGSGTIRLTPWQNLLISDIPNSQLPDIKQAITALGLHWSANRPDSALIACSGKTGCASGATDTQGDALKLAKDLGTKLRLDRPINIHFSGCQKSCAQHNPSEITLLGTEIKNGSQKIASYIMYVGAKDSPFGRQLFPDVNPADISSLIEGMLRVYQKMRSPNESFGEFADRHPISQLQQWLNPTQIQHSASHSVTEV from the coding sequence TTGTTATCTTTACCTGATTTACCAACCTGTCCAGGTTTATTTTATGGCTCCGTTGCTCGAGATGGGATCTTATCTCGGATGCGGATTCCAGGGGGAATCTTAAATACAGTACAATGTTGTGCGATCGCGGATCTGACTGAGGAATTAGGCGGCGGCTACGTGCAAGTCACTAATCGGGCTAATTTACAGATCCGGGAAATGCGATCGATAATTGGTACTGAAGTCTTTACCAAATTACAAGAATTAGGGATAGCGCCATCCTATCTGGAAATAGACCCGCTTCGCAATATTATGGCAAGTCCCACAGCGGGAATTGACTCACAGCAATTACTCGATACTCGCCTCCTGGTTAAGGAGTTTGACGATTACTTGCAGACACATCCTGAATTATCGGCATTATCGCCTAAGTTCAGTATTTGCTTTGACGGCGGAGAGTCTGTTTCTGTGCGCGATCGCCTGAATGATATTATTTTAGTTGCAGAAAGGCGATCGCCCTTAAAAGAAATTGTTTTTCGCCTGTTTCTGAACGAGACAAAGTATCCCGACACAGGTATTATTATCCCCCAATCTCAGTGTATATCAGTCTTAGCAGCTTGCGCTCAAGTTTATCTGAATTATACCAAAGATCGCGGCTTAATTAAGGATCGGAAACCACGCCTGCGCCACTTACTGGAAGATTGGGGTCAAGATTTCTATCTCGAACAAATTGAAAAATATTTGTCTTTTCCTTTGCAAAGAATTTCACCTGAAAAGGGGATGACTCCAGTTTTAACCAATGGCAATCAATCTGATTTTGAATACAAGATAAATCCTGTTAAGACCAAGACAAATCAAGGTCATTTTGGCGAAGATATAAATCAATTCCCCACAAAAGCAACAACGAAAGACTTGCAAAATTCTGTATTTTCAAGTTATAATTATCTTGGCATTCATCTTCAAAATCAACCAGGTTTATCCTATATTGGGATTGCCTTATCTCTAGGCAAACTGGAATCTAAACAATTGCGAAGCTTAGCAAATTTAGCACAAACTTATGGCAGCGGTACAATCCGGCTTACGCCTTGGCAAAATCTGCTAATTTCTGATATCCCCAACTCTCAACTTCCTGATATCAAACAAGCCATTACTGCATTAGGATTACACTGGTCAGCAAATCGTCCAGATAGTGCATTAATTGCCTGTTCAGGCAAGACTGGTTGCGCTTCGGGTGCGACAGATACTCAAGGTGATGCCTTAAAATTGGCGAAGGATTTAGGAACAAAATTAAGGTTAGATCGACCAATTAATATTCACTTTAGCGGTTGCCAAAAATCCTGTGCCCAACATAATCCTAGCGAGATTACTTTATTGGGAACTGAAATTAAAAATGGGAGTCAGAAGATAGCATCATATATTATGTATGTGGGTGCAAAAGATTCACCCTTTGGGCGGCAACTCTTCCCAGACGTAAATCCGGCTGATATATCATCTTTAATAGAAGGAATGCTGCGAGTTTATCAAAAGATGCGATCGCCCAATGAGTCTTTCGGTGAATTTGCCGATCGCCATCCCATTTCTCAGTTACAACAGTGGTTAAATCCCACTCAAATTCAACATTCTGCATCCCATTCGGTAACTGAAGTATAG
- a CDS encoding precorrin-8X methylmutase — translation MDYIRDGTEIYLKSFAIIRAEADLSSLPADLESLAVRLIHSCGMTDIVADLAASPGAAIAGRKALADGAPILCDSRMVAQGITRSRLPVDNAIICTLQHPDVPALAQRIGNTRSAAALELWQDDLKGAVVAIGNAPTALFRLLELLDAGMPKPALILGFPVGFVGAAESKAELAANSRGVPFITLHGRRGGSAMATAAVNALAKLDEI, via the coding sequence ATGGATTATATTCGAGACGGGACTGAAATTTACCTCAAATCCTTTGCCATTATTAGAGCAGAAGCAGATTTATCAAGTTTACCTGCGGATTTAGAATCCCTAGCAGTACGCCTGATACATAGCTGCGGCATGACAGACATTGTAGCAGACTTAGCAGCTTCCCCCGGAGCCGCGATTGCCGGACGCAAAGCCCTAGCTGATGGTGCACCCATCCTCTGCGATTCTCGCATGGTAGCCCAAGGCATCACGCGATCGCGCCTCCCCGTTGATAATGCGATAATTTGTACGCTTCAACACCCCGATGTCCCCGCCTTGGCGCAGCGAATAGGAAACACGAGATCGGCTGCGGCGCTGGAATTATGGCAGGATGATTTAAAAGGTGCAGTAGTGGCGATCGGCAATGCCCCTACAGCCCTATTTAGATTACTGGAATTACTGGATGCGGGAATGCCAAAACCCGCTTTAATTCTGGGTTTTCCAGTGGGGTTTGTGGGGGCGGCAGAATCCAAGGCTGAACTCGCTGCCAATAGTCGAGGCGTACCATTTATTACCTTACACGGCCGCCGGGGAGGTAGCGCAATGGCGACAGCGGCCGTGAATGCGTTAGCAAAATTAGATGAAATTTGA
- a CDS encoding precorrin-2 C(20)-methyltransferase, whose protein sequence is MTKSTGKLYGLGIGPGDPELLTLKAYRILQSVPVIAYPAMENGKVLARSIVADYLRPEQIEIPMPLPFSPTRSSQPYYDIAAEKIAHYLSEGQDVAVLCEGDPFLFGSFMYLFNRLSGKFTTEVVPGISSTLASAAQLGAPLTYRNDVLSIMPATLSAEILRDRLAVADAAIIIKLGRHFSKVRDVLIELGLFERALYIERATMLNQRIVAIAQVEPAEVPYWALIVIPSQQKSVS, encoded by the coding sequence ATGACAAAATCTACTGGTAAATTATATGGACTGGGTATTGGCCCTGGCGATCCAGAGTTATTAACATTAAAAGCTTATCGGATTCTACAATCAGTACCCGTGATTGCCTATCCCGCAATGGAAAATGGTAAGGTTCTCGCACGGTCGATTGTAGCAGATTATTTGCGGCCGGAACAAATAGAAATTCCCATGCCCTTGCCTTTTAGTCCAACGCGATCGTCTCAACCTTACTACGATATTGCCGCTGAGAAAATTGCTCATTATCTGAGTGAAGGACAGGATGTAGCAGTATTATGTGAAGGCGATCCGTTTTTGTTCGGTTCGTTTATGTACCTCTTCAATCGTTTGTCAGGCAAATTTACCACTGAAGTTGTACCCGGAATTTCTTCAACTTTGGCAAGTGCGGCTCAGTTGGGTGCGCCGTTGACGTATCGTAATGATGTATTGAGTATTATGCCGGCAACACTTTCTGCGGAAATTCTGCGCGATCGCCTAGCTGTTGCTGACGCTGCTATCATTATTAAACTAGGCAGACACTTTAGCAAAGTCCGAGATGTACTCATAGAGTTAGGGCTCTTTGAACGAGCATTATATATCGAACGAGCCACGATGCTCAATCAGCGGATAGTCGCGATCGCCCAAGTCGAGCCCGCAGAAGTTCCCTACTGGGCATTGATTGTAATTCCCAGTCAGCAAAAATCTGTCTCATAA